TGGCTTCGAGCATCAGCCGCAGCCCGTGCGCGGCCAGCTCGCGGGCGGCGAACTGCACGTTGGCCAGGTAGGTGTCGCGCATCGCGTCGTCATTGACGCCGCGCGGGCGCACGCCGGCCATCATGTGCACCTGGCCGACGCCGAGCGCCTTCGCGTACTCGAGGGCGGCGCCGACGCCGTCGCGGCACTCGTTGACGCGTGCCGGATCGCAGGCCAGGCCGCGGTCGCCCGCCGCCCAGTCGCCGGGCGGCAGGTTGAAGAGCACGAGCTCCAGCCCGTGCTGCTCCAGCAGCTCGCGGAGCTGCCCGGGCGGGTAGTCGTAGGGAAACAGGAACTCGACCGCACGGAACCCCGCGCGCGCCGCGGCGCCGAACCGCTCGAGGAACGGCACCTCCGTGAACATCATCGACAGGTTGGCGGCGAACTTCGGCATCCGGCTCCTCGCAGGGCTCGAGACTTGCGGCTCACGACTTACGACTTGCGGCTTCCCATCGGCTCACCGAAGCGTCCGCCACGGCTCCTCGTTTCCCACCTCGACCGCGACGTAGCCCGCCTCCGTGACCGCCGGCCCGAGGATTGCCAGCACGCGCGCCGGCCGGCCCGACACATTGAAGGACGCATGGACCACGTTCTTGCCGATGAACACCGCATCGCCCTTCCGCAGCACGCGCATCTCGCGCTCGAGCCACTGCTCGATTTCTCCGTCGACGACGAAGATGACCTCTTCCTGGTCGGGATGTCGATGGAAGTTGTGGCCGAACCCTGGGGTCAGGTCCACGTCCAGGACGGTGAGCGCTTTGGCGCCGGTCGCCGCCGGCCGGCTCACCCATCCAAGCGAGCCCCAGTCGAGCACGTCACGAACCACGTCAGCATTGGTGAGGAAACGTCCGGTCATTGGAGATCCTTTTCGGGTACGACGGGTACGACGGGGACGGCGGGTACGACGGGCGAGAGGAACGAACTCACGCGGGTCATCTTCTTCTCGGGTACGACGGGTACGACCGGTACGACGGGTACGACAGGCGAGAGGAACGGACTGACGCCGGCCATCTTCTTCTCGGGTACGACGGGTACGACCGGTACGACGGGCGACAGGAACGAACTCACGCGGGTCATCTTCTTCTCGGGTACGACGGGTGCGACCGGGACGACGGGTACGACGGGCGACAGGAACGAGCTGGCGCGGGTCATCTTCTTCTCGGGTACGACAGATACGACAGGTACGACCGGTGCGACGGGTACGACGGGCGAGAGGGACGAGTTGAGGTTCATTACGTGTTGTTTGACAGACAGGGATTACAGCGAATGTCCATCTGACGTAACGAATACTGTCCACCGATGAAACAGGCCTTTGGAGTTGATCCACGTGCCCGACGGATTGGACCATTCGGTGCTGGTGAATGAAGCCGACGGTCCTCGTGATTCCCTGCTGCTGCCCTCGAGACATCCTTCGCAGCCGGCTGCTGCCGTGGCCGCAAAGAAGTAGCCGGAAGATCGCGCTCGTTTCAGCACGTTCGTCGAGAACGATAGCCCAGCGGAGGCCGTCCCTGTCGCCCGTCGTACCACTCGTACCTGTCGTACCCGAGGCTCTTTGAAAAAGCCGACGAACGTCAGTTCGCTCCTCTCGCCTGTCGTACCTATCGTACCCGTCGTACCCGAGGCTCTTTGAAAAAGCCGACAGACGTCAGTTCGTTCCTCTCGCCTGTCGTACCTATCGTACCCGTCGTACCGGAAGCTCTTTGAAGAAGCCGACGAACGTCAGTTCGCTCCTCTCGCCTGTCGCACCTATCGTACCCGTCGTACCCGAAGCTCTTTCATGTCGCGAACCGTGCGCCGAGGCCGCAGTCGACGGCGAGCGAGGCGCCGGTGATCGCGGAGGCTTCGTCCGACGCGACGAACACGACGAGATTCGCGACCTCCGCCGGCGTGGCGATCCGTTTCATCGGGTGCGCGTCGAGCACGTGGGCTTCGGCGGCCGCCGGGTCGGGCTGCTGCGCGATCCACTCCTCGACGAGCCGGGTGCGCGTCCAGCCCGGCAGGACGGCGTTCACCCGGATGCCTGCGGCGGCGTAGTCGAGCGCAAGGCTTCGCGTCAGGCCGACGAGGCCCGACTTCGCGGCGGCGTACGGGAACATGCCGGCCATCGTCAGCGACGCGTGGATGGACGCGATGTTGACGATCGACCCGCGGCCGGCCGCGCGCATGGCCGGCAGCACGTGCTTCGCGCACAGCCACGCGCCCTTCAGATCCACCGCGAACACCTCGTCCCACTCGTCGCCCGTCATCGTCGTCGCGTCGTAGTACGCGTTCACGCCGGCGTTGTTGACGAGGACGTCGACCGTGCCCTCGTGCGCGATCACCGACGCGACCGCTTCCTGGACATCGGCCTCGAGCGTCACGTCCGCGCCGACGAACCGGACCGGCCAGCCGTCGCGCGTGAGGCCGGCGACGGTGTCGGCCGCCGTGCGGGCGTCCAGATCGAGAAACGTCACGCGCGCGCCTTCGCGGGCGCCAGCCTCGACGATCGCGCGGCCGATGCCCCGCGCGCCGCCGGTGACGATCATGGCTTTGCCGTCGAGGCGTCCCATGCGCGGCTGCATGATAATACTTGTCGCCATCATGCGAAGCCGTCTGGCTGTTGCGATCGCCGCCACGGCGCTCGTCGCCGCGTGCGGCCGGGACACGACGATGCCCGAGTCCGCCGCTCACGTGAGCGCCACGCCGTTCGGCCAGACGCCGGGCGGCCAGGCCATCCAGCTCTTCACCTTCACCAACCGGCACGGCGTCGAACTGCGCGTGATGAACTACGGCGCGATTATCGTGTCGGTGAAGACACCGGATCGCACCGGCCAGCTCGCTGACGTCGTGCTCGGACACGACACGGCCGCCGAGTACTTCACGAGCCGGTCGTTCTTGGGCGCGGTGGCCGGACGTTATGCGAACCGCATCGCCGGCGGCCGCTTCACGCTCGACGGGCAGACCTACACGCTCGCGAAGAACGACGGCCCCAACCACCTGCATGGCGGCATCAAGGGGTGGGACAAGGTCGTCTGGGACGCCGACCCGTTCAACGACGCGCGCGGCGTCGGGCTGCGGCTGTCGTACACGAGCGCCGACGGCGAGGAGGGCTACCCGGGCAGGGTCGCGGCGAGCGTCATCTACACGCTCACGGACGAGAACGCGCTGCGCGTCGAGTACGGCGCGACGACCGACGAGCCCACGGTGATCAATCTCACGCAGCACAGCTACTTCAATCTCGCCGGCGCGCTGAAGGCAGCGCCGATCCTCGATCACGAGCTGACGATCGACGCCGACCGCTTCACGCCGGTCGACGCCGGGCTGATTCCGACCGGCGAGCTTCGGCCCGTGGCCGGCACGCCGTTCGACTTCCGCACGCCCACGCGGATCGGCGCCCGGATCGCCGATAACGACGAGCAGCTCCGCCTCGGGCGCGGCTACGACCACAACTTCGTGCTCAACCGTACGGGGCCTGGCCTCAGCCTCGCCGCGCGCGTGTACGAGCCGACGACGGGACGGACGCTGGAGGTGCTGACGACCGAGCCGGGGCTGCAGTTCTACTCGGGGAACTTCCTCGACGGGACGGTCACGGGCAAAGGCGGCGTCACGTACGCGCAACGCACCGGGTTCTGCCTCGAGACCCAGCATTTCCCGAATTCTCCGAATGCACCGGCCTTCCCGTCCGCGGTCCTCCGGCCGGGGGACACCTACACCTCCACCACGGTCTTCCGCTTCGGCGTGCGCTGACGCGTCGGGCCATGGAGGCCTACTGGCGTCGAGCCGCGTCCGGTACACCGCTCCATCCTCGAACCACTTCGCCGTCGGCGGCGTCTTGCAGGTGAGCGCCATGAATGAGCGTGCCGTGCGGCTGGCGGGGGAGTTGGTGAGCGACGCGGACGAGGCCGCGCGGGAGTTCGAGCGGCGGCTCGCCGACTCGTCGCGCCTCGCGGTCCGTGTCGCATTCAGCGTCCTGCGCAATCGTGCGGATGCCGAAGACGTGGCGCAGGATGCGTTCGTGCGGGCCTACCGGCGCTTTGCCTCGCTGCGCGACCGCGACCGGTTCCGCGGCTGGCTCGTGCGGATGACGTGGCGGCTGGCGCTCGACTGGAAGCGCGGGCACCGCCGTCGCGGCGCGCGCGAGGAGGCGCTGGCGCGCGCGATGCCGGCCTTCGGCGACGCCGAGCGCGACGCCGTCGACACCGACCGGGCCGCGCGCCTCTGGGCCGCGATCGACCGGCTGCCCCGGCGGCTGCGGCTCGTGATCGTGCTTGCCGCCATCGATGGCCACGGCGTCCGCGACGTGGCGCAGTTGCTCGGCGTGGCCGAGGGCACCGTCAAGTCTCGATTGTTCGACGCACGACAACGTCTGAGGGAGCTGCTCGATGGCCCACGATCCTGACGACGACCTGGCCACGCTGCGCACGGCGCTCGAGGTCGACCCGAGCCCCGCGTTCACCGCAGGCGTGTGGCGGCGAATCGAGACGGATCGGCCGCGCGCGTGGCGTCCGCTGGTTTTCACTGCGGTCGGCGCGCTCGCCCTGGCGGCGGTGGCGATCATCGCCCGGCGAGACGCTGCCGAGTGGGATCGGATCGCGCCGGCGCCGGCCGTCACGGCGCGCGACGCGGCATCGGCGGCAGACGTGCCGCGGGGCGTGGAAGCGCAGCCGCTCGCGGCGCCTCGATCGCCATCGCAGGTTCCGGCATCAGCACCCGCCAGCGCGTCGATGCCGAGGCGGAGCGCGGCACGCTCGAGATCGGAGCCCGAGGTGCTGATTTCTCACGCGGAGGCCCGCGCGTTCGTGCGCCTGGTGGCCGCCGTGCGCGAGCGTCGCGTCGTGGTGCCGGCCGACGACGACCCGGTGAGACAGGCCGTTGTGACGGCGATCGGCGGTCCTCAGCCGGTGCCGATCGTGCGTGTCGTCGTGCCGTTCGCAATCGAACCGTACCCTGATCTGGAGAACTGACCATGCGTTACGTGACGTCCGCCATCGCGGCGTGTGTGCTGCTCGCAAGTGCAGAAGGTGTCGTCATCTCGGCTGGACAATCGGCCACGGCGCACGGATCCGCGCCCACGTTCCAAACCGCGCGTGTCGACCTGGTGCTGTCGCG
The Acidobacteriota bacterium genome window above contains:
- the hyi gene encoding hydroxypyruvate isomerase; translated protein: MPKFAANLSMMFTEVPFLERFGAAARAGFRAVEFLFPYDYPPGQLRELLEQHGLELVLFNLPPGDWAAGDRGLACDPARVNECRDGVGAALEYAKALGVGQVHMMAGVRPRGVNDDAMRDTYLANVQFAARELAAHGLRLMLEAINTRDVPGFYLNTSRQALDLIHYAGEPNVFFQYDVYHMQIMEGDLAATIRKHLATIGHIQVANPPLRHEPADTGEINFPFLFRWLDDIGYAGWIGCEYRPKRTTEEGLGWMREYL
- a CDS encoding cupin domain-containing protein; the protein is MTGRFLTNADVVRDVLDWGSLGWVSRPAATGAKALTVLDVDLTPGFGHNFHRHPDQEEVIFVVDGEIEQWLEREMRVLRKGDAVFIGKNVVHASFNVSGRPARVLAILGPAVTEAGYVAVEVGNEEPWRTLR
- a CDS encoding SDR family oxidoreductase, whose protein sequence is MGRLDGKAMIVTGGARGIGRAIVEAGAREGARVTFLDLDARTAADTVAGLTRDGWPVRFVGADVTLEADVQEAVASVIAHEGTVDVLVNNAGVNAYYDATTMTGDEWDEVFAVDLKGAWLCAKHVLPAMRAAGRGSIVNIASIHASLTMAGMFPYAAAKSGLVGLTRSLALDYAAAGIRVNAVLPGWTRTRLVEEWIAQQPDPAAAEAHVLDAHPMKRIATPAEVANLVVFVASDEASAITGASLAVDCGLGARFAT
- a CDS encoding galactose mutarotase, translating into MIILVAIMRSRLAVAIAATALVAACGRDTTMPESAAHVSATPFGQTPGGQAIQLFTFTNRHGVELRVMNYGAIIVSVKTPDRTGQLADVVLGHDTAAEYFTSRSFLGAVAGRYANRIAGGRFTLDGQTYTLAKNDGPNHLHGGIKGWDKVVWDADPFNDARGVGLRLSYTSADGEEGYPGRVAASVIYTLTDENALRVEYGATTDEPTVINLTQHSYFNLAGALKAAPILDHELTIDADRFTPVDAGLIPTGELRPVAGTPFDFRTPTRIGARIADNDEQLRLGRGYDHNFVLNRTGPGLSLAARVYEPTTGRTLEVLTTEPGLQFYSGNFLDGTVTGKGGVTYAQRTGFCLETQHFPNSPNAPAFPSAVLRPGDTYTSTTVFRFGVR
- a CDS encoding sigma-70 family RNA polymerase sigma factor, which encodes MNERAVRLAGELVSDADEAAREFERRLADSSRLAVRVAFSVLRNRADAEDVAQDAFVRAYRRFASLRDRDRFRGWLVRMTWRLALDWKRGHRRRGAREEALARAMPAFGDAERDAVDTDRAARLWAAIDRLPRRLRLVIVLAAIDGHGVRDVAQLLGVAEGTVKSRLFDARQRLRELLDGPRS